A stretch of Pseudomonas sp. 7SR1 DNA encodes these proteins:
- a CDS encoding ExbD/TolR family protein, producing MRFRRKPRENIEINLASLIDVVFILLLFFVVTTTFTRETQLKVELPQAVSGSPAEDQQVKNLEVTINAEGAISVNNQLLPKSDLATLIEVLQKESGGDTSLPLSISADGKTPHQSVITAMDAAGKLGFSHLRMTTVEAAPAP from the coding sequence GTGAGATTTCGCCGTAAACCACGGGAGAACATCGAGATCAACCTCGCGTCGCTGATCGACGTGGTGTTCATCCTGCTGCTGTTCTTCGTCGTGACCACGACCTTTACCCGGGAAACCCAGCTCAAGGTCGAACTGCCGCAAGCCGTCAGCGGCTCGCCGGCCGAAGACCAGCAGGTCAAGAACCTGGAAGTCACCATCAACGCGGAGGGGGCCATTTCGGTGAACAACCAATTGCTGCCCAAGAGCGACCTGGCGACACTGATCGAGGTGTTGCAGAAGGAGTCCGGTGGTGACACCAGCCTGCCGTTGTCCATCAGCGCCGACGGCAAGACGCCTCATCAATCGGTCATCACCGCCATGGACGCTGCCGGCAAGCTCGGTTTCAGTCACCTGCGCATGACCACGGTCGAGGCGGCGCCGGCACCCTGA
- the lpxK gene encoding tetraacyldisaccharide 4'-kinase: MAMSDRLLAAWYEGHPALSLLRPLEWLYRRVVVGKRERFLAGEGNIYQPPVPLMVVGNITVGGTGKTPMILWMIQHCQRSGLRVGVVSRGYGAKPPQLPWRVRADQQAGVAGDEPLLIVQRTGVPLMIDPDRSRAVRALLASEPLDLILSDDGLQHYRLARDLELVLIDNARGLGNRRCLPAGPLREPVERLQSVDAVLYNGASADREDGFAFELQPTALVNVASGERRSLDHFPHGQALHAVAGIGNPQRFFKTLETLHWRPIPHGFADHAEYSAQALSFTPSLPVVMTEKDAVKCRAFAASDWWYLTVDAAPSPAFAAWFDTQLMRLLPDRLLP, from the coding sequence ATGGCCATGTCCGATCGATTGCTCGCCGCGTGGTACGAAGGTCACCCGGCCTTGTCGCTGTTGCGCCCGCTGGAGTGGCTCTACCGGCGCGTGGTGGTGGGCAAGCGCGAGCGCTTCCTGGCAGGCGAGGGCAACATCTACCAGCCTCCGGTACCGCTGATGGTGGTGGGTAATATCACAGTGGGTGGCACCGGCAAGACACCGATGATCCTGTGGATGATCCAGCATTGCCAGCGCAGCGGCCTGCGTGTTGGCGTGGTCAGCCGTGGCTACGGGGCCAAGCCCCCGCAACTGCCGTGGCGGGTACGGGCCGACCAGCAAGCCGGTGTTGCGGGTGACGAGCCGCTGCTGATCGTCCAGCGCACTGGCGTGCCGTTGATGATCGACCCGGATCGCAGCCGCGCGGTCCGGGCGCTGCTGGCCAGCGAACCGCTGGATCTGATCCTGTCCGACGATGGCCTGCAGCATTACCGGCTGGCCCGGGACCTTGAACTGGTATTGATCGACAACGCCCGTGGCCTGGGCAACCGGCGCTGCTTGCCTGCCGGGCCGCTGCGTGAGCCGGTCGAACGCCTGCAATCGGTCGACGCGGTGCTCTACAACGGCGCCAGCGCCGACCGCGAGGACGGTTTCGCCTTCGAACTGCAGCCCACCGCCCTGGTGAACGTGGCCAGCGGCGAACGACGCTCGCTCGACCATTTTCCGCACGGCCAGGCACTGCATGCCGTGGCCGGGATCGGCAATCCCCAGCGTTTCTTCAAGACCCTCGAAACGCTACACTGGCGTCCTATACCGCACGGGTTTGCCGACCATGCCGAATACAGTGCCCAGGCCTTGAGCTTCACACCGTCGTTGCCGGTGGTCATGACGGAAAAGGACGCGGTCAAGTGCCGTGCCTTTGCCGCTTCCGACTGGTGGTACCTGACGGTGGACGCCGCGCCGTCACCGGCCTTCGCGGCCTGGTTCGATACGCAGTTGATGCGCCTGTTGCCGGATCGTCTGTTGCCTTAA
- a CDS encoding Trm112 family protein, translating to MDTKLLDILACPVCKGPLKLSADKTELISKGAGLAYPIRDGIPVMLESEARTLSTDERLDK from the coding sequence ATGGACACCAAACTGCTCGATATCCTGGCCTGCCCGGTCTGCAAGGGGCCGCTCAAGCTCAGCGCCGACAAGACCGAGCTGATCAGCAAGGGCGCCGGCCTTGCGTATCCGATCCGCGACGGTATTCCGGTGATGCTCGAAAGCGAAGCGCGTACCTTGAGCACCGACGAGCGCCTGGACAAATGA
- the kdsB gene encoding 3-deoxy-manno-octulosonate cytidylyltransferase, translating into MTVAFTVVIPSRFASTRLPGKPLLTIAGKPMIQHVWEQACKSSAQRVVVATDDVRIVEACNGFGAEVVMTREDHNSGTDRLAEVAQKLGLEPDAIVVNVQGDEPLIPSSVIDQVANNLAAHPQARMATLAEPIEDVKTLFNPNVVKVVSDLDGLALTFSRATLPWARDAFAQDRDVMPAGVPYRRHIGIYAYRAGFLQDFVSWGPCWLENTEALEQLRALWHGVRIHVADALIAPPTGVDTVEDLERVRRLLEA; encoded by the coding sequence ATGACAGTTGCCTTTACCGTCGTCATCCCGTCGCGCTTCGCCTCGACGCGCCTGCCCGGCAAACCGTTGCTGACGATCGCCGGCAAGCCCATGATCCAGCACGTCTGGGAACAGGCCTGCAAGAGCAGCGCCCAGCGCGTGGTCGTGGCGACGGACGATGTGCGAATCGTCGAGGCCTGCAACGGTTTCGGCGCCGAAGTGGTCATGACCCGTGAAGACCACAATTCCGGCACCGATCGCCTGGCGGAGGTGGCGCAGAAACTGGGCCTGGAGCCCGACGCCATCGTCGTCAATGTGCAAGGCGACGAGCCGCTGATCCCCTCCAGCGTGATCGACCAGGTGGCGAACAACCTGGCGGCACACCCCCAGGCGCGCATGGCCACCCTGGCCGAGCCGATCGAGGACGTGAAGACGCTGTTCAACCCGAACGTGGTCAAGGTGGTCAGCGACCTTGATGGCCTGGCGCTGACCTTCAGCCGTGCCACGTTGCCCTGGGCCCGGGATGCGTTCGCTCAAGACCGCGACGTCATGCCCGCCGGCGTGCCGTATCGCCGCCATATCGGCATCTATGCCTACCGCGCCGGCTTCCTCCAGGATTTCGTGAGCTGGGGCCCATGCTGGCTGGAAAACACCGAAGCCCTGGAGCAATTGCGCGCCCTCTGGCATGGCGTGCGGATCCACGTCGCCGATGCGCTGATCGCACCGCCGACCGGCGTCGACACTGTCGAAGACCTCGAGCGCGTTCGTCGCCTGCTGGAGGCTTGA
- a CDS encoding low molecular weight protein-tyrosine-phosphatase — protein MRVLFVCLGNICRSPTAEGILRHKLREAGLAGQVEVASAGTGDWHVGKAPDKRSQAAALRRGYDLSAQRARQVSRADFAAYDLILAMDSSNLRNLKALQPANARAELDLFLRRYEAGLDDVPDPYYDGEQGFEQVLDLIEHATDRLVIELKGRL, from the coding sequence ATGCGGGTTCTGTTCGTTTGCCTCGGCAACATCTGCCGGTCCCCCACCGCCGAGGGCATCCTGCGGCATAAGCTGCGGGAGGCCGGGTTGGCCGGGCAGGTGGAAGTGGCTTCCGCCGGTACCGGGGACTGGCACGTGGGCAAGGCCCCGGACAAGCGCAGCCAGGCTGCCGCCCTGCGGCGCGGCTATGACCTGTCGGCCCAGCGTGCCCGGCAGGTCAGCCGCGCCGACTTTGCCGCCTACGATCTGATCCTGGCGATGGACAGCAGCAACCTGCGCAATCTCAAGGCCCTGCAACCGGCCAATGCCAGGGCCGAACTGGACCTGTTCCTGCGCCGCTACGAAGCCGGGCTCGACGATGTACCGGATCCCTACTATGACGGTGAACAAGGCTTCGAGCAGGTGCTTGACCTGATCGAGCACGCCACGGATCGCCTGGTGATCGAACTGAAGGGGCGCTTATGA
- the murB gene encoding UDP-N-acetylmuramate dehydrogenase: MSLQVRSGVSLKPFNSFGVDVTARLFAEAHCDEDVREALAYVAGHQVPLLVIGGGSNLLLTGDIDALVLRMASQGIRLLGDDGERVVVEAEAGEPWHPFVQYTLAQGWSGLENLSLIPGTVGAAPMQNIGAYGVEIKDVFAGLTALDRQTGELRDFTLEQCQFAYRDSLFKQQAGRWLILRVRFALSRAAHLHLEYGPVRQRLTEQGVDRPTPLDVSRAICSIRSEKLPDPAVLGNAGSFFKNPLVPAAHVARLKAQYPDLVAYPQPEGYMKLAAGWLIERAGWKGFREGDAGVHKLQALVLVNYGEATGSQLLELALRIQKDIAERFQVELEMEPNRY; encoded by the coding sequence ATGAGCCTGCAAGTACGCAGCGGCGTCAGCCTCAAGCCATTCAACAGCTTCGGGGTGGACGTCACGGCCCGACTGTTCGCCGAAGCCCATTGCGACGAGGATGTTCGCGAGGCGCTGGCGTATGTCGCCGGACATCAGGTGCCATTGTTGGTGATCGGTGGCGGCAGCAATCTGCTGCTGACCGGCGATATCGACGCGCTGGTGCTGCGCATGGCCAGCCAGGGAATCCGCTTGCTCGGTGATGACGGCGAGCGGGTCGTGGTCGAGGCCGAAGCGGGGGAGCCGTGGCACCCTTTCGTCCAGTACACGCTGGCGCAAGGCTGGTCAGGCTTGGAAAACCTCAGCCTGATTCCCGGTACGGTGGGGGCGGCGCCGATGCAGAACATCGGTGCCTATGGCGTCGAGATAAAGGATGTCTTCGCCGGTCTCACTGCCCTGGATCGCCAGACAGGCGAGCTGCGCGATTTCACCCTTGAGCAATGCCAGTTTGCCTACCGCGACAGCCTGTTCAAGCAGCAAGCGGGGCGCTGGTTGATTCTGCGGGTGCGTTTTGCCCTCAGTCGCGCCGCGCACTTGCATCTGGAATACGGCCCGGTTCGCCAGCGGCTGACCGAGCAAGGCGTCGACCGCCCGACGCCCCTCGATGTCAGCCGGGCCATTTGCAGTATCCGCAGTGAAAAGCTTCCGGACCCGGCGGTGCTGGGCAATGCCGGCAGCTTCTTCAAGAACCCGTTGGTACCGGCCGCTCACGTGGCGCGTCTCAAGGCACAATACCCCGACCTGGTGGCTTATCCACAGCCTGAGGGGTACATGAAACTGGCGGCAGGCTGGTTGATCGAGCGAGCCGGCTGGAAGGGCTTTCGCGAAGGCGACGCCGGGGTGCACAAGTTGCAGGCCCTGGTGCTGGTCAACTACGGCGAGGCCACGGGCTCGCAGCTACTGGAACTGGCGTTGCGCATCCAGAAAGACATTGCCGAACGTTTCCAGGTCGAACTGGAAATGGAGCCCAACCGCTACTGA
- a CDS encoding (2Fe-2S)-binding protein: MITLKLNGKDHQLDVTEDMPLLWAIRDVAGYDGTKFGCGMGLCGACTIHIDGAPARSCITPIGSVKGQDVSTIDELHADPIGQVVQKAWLDTAVAQCGYCQGGQIMSATALLKTNPNPSDEQIEEAMMGNICRCGTYNRIKTAIRQASTHLKEAKA, translated from the coding sequence ATGATTACCCTGAAACTCAATGGAAAAGATCATCAACTGGATGTGACCGAGGACATGCCGCTGCTGTGGGCGATCCGCGACGTTGCCGGTTATGACGGTACCAAGTTCGGCTGCGGCATGGGCTTGTGTGGCGCATGCACCATTCATATCGATGGCGCCCCGGCGCGCAGCTGTATCACGCCGATCGGTTCGGTGAAAGGGCAGGACGTCAGCACCATCGACGAGCTCCATGCCGATCCGATCGGGCAAGTCGTCCAGAAGGCCTGGCTCGATACCGCCGTGGCCCAGTGCGGTTACTGCCAGGGCGGGCAGATCATGTCCGCGACGGCCTTGCTCAAGACCAATCCCAACCCGAGCGATGAGCAGATCGAGGAAGCCATGATGGGCAACATCTGCCGCTGCGGTACCTATAACCGGATCAAGACCGCGATCCGGCAGGCTTCCACGCATCTGAAGGAGGCCAAGGCATGA